The Sandaracinaceae bacterium genome contains a region encoding:
- a CDS encoding metallo-mystery pair system four-Cys motif protein, with protein sequence MTSRATRLLGLSLLAPLAFVSACDDAPAREPISLAFAATVGDEPFVCGQTFTGLGASADQSLTIRDARMYVHNVRLVTREGDEVALRLDEDAFQHDGLAYIDFADSGIAGCEGNPETRLVINGTAPAGDYVGVRFTMGVPFETNHDDASIAASPLNITDMFWAWQSGYKFLRVDGASVGLPAWRFHLGSTGCEGADPAAGMVTSCAAPNRVEVSLMDMDPATDTILLDLGALVDSVDLDTQTVDTPPGCMSGATDPDCLGYFEALGLPHGAMAAGTQRVFRVD encoded by the coding sequence ATGACTTCTCGCGCCACCCGCCTCCTCGGTCTCTCCCTCCTGGCCCCCCTCGCCTTCGTGAGCGCCTGCGACGACGCCCCTGCGCGCGAGCCCATCTCGCTGGCGTTCGCGGCGACCGTGGGTGACGAGCCCTTCGTGTGCGGCCAGACGTTCACTGGCCTCGGCGCGAGCGCGGACCAGAGTCTGACCATCCGCGACGCCCGCATGTACGTGCACAACGTGCGGCTGGTGACGCGTGAGGGCGACGAGGTGGCGCTGCGGCTCGACGAGGACGCGTTCCAGCACGACGGCCTGGCGTACATCGACTTCGCGGACAGCGGCATCGCGGGCTGCGAGGGCAACCCCGAGACACGCCTCGTCATCAACGGCACCGCACCGGCGGGTGACTACGTGGGCGTGCGCTTCACCATGGGCGTGCCCTTCGAGACCAACCACGACGACGCCTCGATCGCCGCGTCGCCCTTGAACATCACGGACATGTTCTGGGCCTGGCAGAGCGGCTACAAGTTCCTGCGCGTGGACGGCGCCTCGGTCGGGCTGCCCGCCTGGCGCTTCCACCTGGGCAGCACGGGCTGCGAGGGCGCGGACCCCGCCGCCGGCATGGTGACGAGCTGCGCCGCGCCCAATCGCGTCGAGGTGTCGCTGATGGACATGGACCCGGCCACGGACACCATCCTGCTGGACCTGGGCGCGCTGGTGGACTCCGTCGACCTCGACACCCAGACCGTGGACACCCCCCCGGGCTGCATGTCGGGCGCGACCGATCCGGACTGCCTGGGCTACTTCGAGGCGCTGGGGCTCCCGCACGGCGCGATGGCGGCTGGCACGCAGCGCGTCTTCCGCGTGGACTGA
- a CDS encoding magnesium transporter CorA family protein — protein MTIRTLLLEPQATEVQVGDTALLERWLQDRRGTLWLDLGGEEPEVEERLLSRFEFDELSIQDAQRERHPPKVEDFERYIVIILRGVDGEADGLDFKTLQLTMFVGEDFLVTRHARRSSSLDHYWDLGAGTTEWLTWGSAYIATQIAVRMANRYLPVLLNLEPRLEVLEEEMFERPSDAVMAELTSYKTDLRRLRRVFMYHEKMFGEFRQSRSALFGEELRHDLNDVFENYERLHSLSTMLYETAGDLIDGYISTASHRLNNTMRILTVITAIFVPLSFLAGLYGMNFENIPELRVHNGYFVLLAFMGTLAATLLALFRWQKWL, from the coding sequence ATGACCATCCGCACACTGCTGCTCGAACCCCAGGCCACCGAGGTGCAGGTGGGCGACACCGCGCTGCTCGAGCGCTGGCTGCAGGACCGGCGTGGCACGCTGTGGCTCGACCTCGGCGGGGAGGAGCCCGAGGTGGAGGAGCGGCTGCTTTCGCGCTTCGAGTTCGACGAGCTCTCCATCCAGGACGCGCAGCGCGAGCGTCACCCGCCCAAGGTCGAGGACTTCGAGCGCTACATCGTGATCATCCTGCGCGGCGTGGACGGTGAGGCCGACGGACTCGACTTCAAGACGCTGCAGCTGACGATGTTCGTGGGGGAGGACTTCCTGGTCACACGTCACGCGCGCCGCTCCAGCAGCCTCGATCACTACTGGGACCTGGGCGCGGGGACGACCGAGTGGCTCACGTGGGGCAGCGCCTACATCGCCACCCAGATCGCCGTGCGCATGGCGAACCGGTATCTGCCCGTGCTGCTCAACCTCGAGCCGCGCTTGGAGGTCCTCGAGGAGGAGATGTTCGAGCGCCCCTCCGACGCCGTCATGGCGGAGCTCACGTCGTACAAGACGGATCTGCGACGGCTACGGCGCGTGTTCATGTACCACGAGAAGATGTTCGGCGAGTTCCGGCAGTCACGCTCGGCGCTCTTCGGTGAGGAGCTGCGCCACGACCTCAACGACGTCTTCGAGAACTACGAGCGCTTGCACAGCCTCTCCACGATGCTCTACGAGACCGCAGGGGACCTCATCGACGGCTACATCTCGACGGCATCGCACCGGCTGAACAACACGATGCGCATCCTGACGGTCATCACCGCCATCTTCGTGCCGCTCAGCTTCCTCGCGGGTCTGTACGGGATGAACTTCGAGAACATCCCGGAGCTGAGAGTCCACAACGGCTACTTCGTGCTGCTCGCCTTCATGGGCACGCTAGCCGCAACGCTGCTCGCGCTCTTCCGCTGGCAGAAGTGGCTCTGA
- a CDS encoding serine hydrolase, with protein MNTSVHFHGPCALVWQAEEVLLIRRPFPLRASLTGLGVLLFASALWLPRAAGRARPPEPADTAPPAMPDGPTDLRSGTCNPGPGYTDRGDDFVERLLRSEPQRFQEILDNAESLRAQILVSEVVRDADGRPCIRSYGYRLNTEYFYPASAIKTVAAVASLLTFQEHAQAADAVTRALFVRPRTARMINGEEAQTNRGRSNSTLAAELERTLIVSSNRGFNVLFDIAGMEAQNQLMWRAGLRSVRMQHRLEVGDLHMDSHRFAPTVRLGRGRSAETVVPERTASVRFRNALMLDMPRTGVGEAHINTDNGQRIEHPLDFRRKNYISLRDLQRIVLEVVDPSLDGADVDLPLTDANRALLRDIMSRRPPAARRGTVDDAEARFEPLIPGINRVLPRDAYEYVNKAGRAWGFHLESAYVHRLDSDRAFFVAATLYVDRDGLMNDNRADYDRISFPFWVNLGEVLARELL; from the coding sequence ATGAACACATCCGTCCACTTCCATGGCCCTTGCGCGCTCGTGTGGCAGGCTGAGGAGGTGCTGCTGATTCGACGTCCCTTCCCGCTGCGCGCATCCCTGACGGGTCTCGGCGTGCTGCTGTTCGCCTCGGCCCTGTGGCTGCCGCGCGCCGCTGGCCGCGCGCGCCCTCCCGAGCCCGCAGACACGGCCCCCCCGGCGATGCCCGACGGCCCGACGGATCTGCGCAGCGGCACGTGCAACCCAGGCCCCGGCTACACGGACCGGGGCGACGACTTCGTCGAGCGGCTGCTGCGCTCCGAGCCTCAGCGCTTCCAGGAGATCCTCGACAACGCCGAGTCGCTGCGCGCGCAGATCCTCGTCAGCGAGGTGGTGCGCGACGCCGATGGGCGCCCCTGCATCCGCAGCTACGGCTACCGGCTGAACACGGAGTACTTCTACCCGGCCAGCGCCATCAAGACGGTCGCTGCGGTGGCGTCGCTGCTGACGTTCCAGGAGCATGCACAGGCGGCTGACGCGGTCACACGCGCGCTCTTCGTGCGCCCTCGGACGGCGCGCATGATCAATGGCGAGGAGGCGCAGACCAACCGCGGCCGCTCGAACTCCACGCTGGCCGCAGAGCTGGAGCGCACGCTCATCGTGTCCAGCAATCGAGGCTTCAACGTGCTGTTCGACATCGCGGGCATGGAGGCCCAGAACCAGCTCATGTGGCGCGCCGGGCTGCGCAGCGTGCGCATGCAGCACCGCCTCGAGGTGGGGGACCTGCACATGGACTCGCACCGCTTCGCGCCCACCGTGCGGCTGGGTCGCGGGCGCAGCGCCGAGACGGTGGTCCCCGAGCGCACGGCCTCGGTGCGCTTCCGCAACGCGCTCATGCTGGACATGCCGCGCACGGGCGTAGGCGAAGCGCACATCAACACGGACAACGGGCAGCGCATCGAGCACCCGCTCGACTTCCGGCGTAAGAACTACATCTCGCTGCGCGACCTGCAGCGCATCGTGCTGGAGGTGGTGGACCCCAGCCTGGACGGAGCGGACGTGGACCTGCCCCTGACCGACGCCAACCGCGCGCTCCTGCGCGACATCATGAGCCGGCGCCCACCCGCCGCGCGGCGAGGCACGGTGGACGACGCCGAGGCCCGCTTCGAGCCGCTCATCCCGGGCATCAACCGCGTGCTCCCGCGGGACGCGTACGAGTACGTGAACAAGGCCGGGCGCGCGTGGGGCTTCCACCTGGAGAGCGCCTACGTGCATCGACTCGACAGCGACCGCGCGTTCTTCGTGGCCGCCACGCTCTACGTGGACCGCGACGGGCTCATGAACGACAACCGCGCGGACTACGACCGCATCTCGTTCCCGTTCTGGGTGAACCTGGGCGAGGTGCTGGCGCGCGAGCTGCTGTGA
- a CDS encoding DUF4132 domain-containing protein, translated as MIPPDPAASGKDVRFDPPAWALSECTLPITTPMRVRKAGTFDEVWTRGLVAIEDRLRQGMWRWPEKPTETEAPLQAKLRERLATRAEGTDFDMELEAYTLSVVRHTDLSLLDLSALRPRALAYWTTRSDPATALETLVRGMCTSCFARDAYSTLRALHGEPTLNIYLLPEVVRDHVRQHGVATLEPVVRRLCDDPVLLAWILDDEAAALTEVRRHDHPKRRLERLVGLLPTAEDAAPLLEAAPLGDGMRAIARHGAALAGAALASTPASRAHITFWACYPSATAAHKLVAALGPKQTRSLVAQALANMPEHARGALLEARASRTTHRDVIDALLSTFEAQVAPEACVDTGEGDAPERDLPRVLVSPPWRTKRRAALPTFAGLLAQSVEYAVDLGTLDPRVLERELTTLTSLQRERPHDDGRVIGAYMVWGATFEQLEALRATGALARVDAHYWTHTTYMTGLTVLLHRDGAKVVPALLQLAPALRPELACELSYVGAVEVAPMAVQWLRYKGARRAASEWVCRFPRHAAAGLLPIVFGADTPPLERERALTLFALLAVERGVVLEEAARHGPDVLAAATTLIDRDPLESAPTKAPKLLEGVEALPRVRLRDGRTLPRRAQLHLTEMLAFSSMEAPYAGVAHARGACDQASLDTFLDALVDLWVAAGMRSAHAWTARAVALVGSDRAARALFDRGRAWARDGQKQNALLLLDVLAVMGSDLALSLIGRMSRGGQRQYLKDRAAGLLTEIAIARGLSADELEDRTAPDLGLDEHGRYALDFGPRRFHVGFDEHLLPFVRDENGERLVQLPRPRKTDDPAMAKAAWEAWKTLRSEADAAAKDQLARLARMMADERRVDAEVFLQCFAKHPLVGHLAARLVWGTFDAEGGVCGTFRVTEERTLASLDDTPFELPRDAAVGLVHPLHLSESEVGRWQSLLLDYDLVQPFGQLTRPRDDLSCEQLMARYEGAQAPGGVLYSLRTSGWRALLAEDAAIVGFWRGYAGIEFQLHVSPRLMQGKASGLHALRLVSRGDTDSLTAVQRAELLFQLDGVLAR; from the coding sequence ATGATCCCCCCTGACCCCGCCGCGTCCGGCAAGGACGTGCGGTTCGACCCGCCCGCGTGGGCTCTGAGCGAGTGCACCCTGCCGATCACGACACCCATGCGGGTGCGCAAGGCGGGCACCTTCGATGAGGTGTGGACGCGCGGACTCGTGGCCATCGAGGACCGCCTTCGACAAGGAATGTGGCGCTGGCCCGAGAAGCCGACGGAGACCGAGGCACCGCTCCAAGCGAAGCTGCGCGAGCGGTTGGCCACCAGGGCGGAGGGCACCGACTTCGACATGGAGCTGGAGGCCTACACGTTGTCGGTGGTTCGCCACACCGACCTCTCCCTGCTCGACCTGAGCGCCCTCAGGCCGCGGGCCCTCGCCTACTGGACCACGCGGTCCGACCCGGCGACCGCCCTCGAGACCCTGGTGCGCGGGATGTGCACGTCGTGCTTTGCGCGCGACGCCTACTCGACGCTACGCGCCCTTCACGGCGAGCCCACGCTCAACATCTACTTGCTCCCCGAGGTCGTCCGCGACCACGTCCGCCAGCACGGTGTCGCGACGCTCGAGCCCGTCGTGCGACGCCTGTGCGACGACCCGGTCCTGCTCGCGTGGATCCTGGACGACGAGGCGGCCGCGCTCACAGAGGTGCGCCGGCACGACCATCCCAAGCGTCGTCTCGAGCGCCTCGTCGGCTTGCTCCCGACCGCCGAGGACGCCGCGCCCTTGCTGGAGGCAGCTCCGCTCGGAGACGGGATGCGCGCCATCGCACGCCACGGCGCGGCGCTGGCGGGCGCAGCGCTGGCGTCGACGCCTGCGTCCAGGGCTCACATCACGTTTTGGGCGTGCTACCCGTCGGCTACCGCGGCGCACAAGCTGGTGGCGGCGCTGGGCCCGAAGCAGACGCGCAGCTTGGTGGCGCAGGCGCTCGCGAACATGCCGGAGCACGCGCGCGGGGCGCTGCTGGAGGCGAGGGCGAGCCGGACGACGCACCGCGACGTGATCGACGCACTGCTGTCCACGTTCGAGGCGCAGGTGGCTCCGGAGGCGTGTGTGGACACGGGTGAAGGCGACGCGCCCGAGCGCGACCTGCCCCGGGTGCTGGTGAGCCCCCCTTGGAGGACGAAGCGACGCGCTGCCCTGCCCACGTTCGCTGGTCTGCTCGCCCAGTCCGTCGAGTACGCGGTGGACCTCGGCACGCTCGACCCACGCGTACTGGAGCGTGAGCTGACGACTCTGACGTCGCTCCAACGTGAGCGACCCCACGACGACGGGCGGGTCATCGGCGCCTACATGGTGTGGGGCGCGACGTTCGAGCAGCTCGAAGCGCTGCGCGCGACTGGCGCACTCGCGCGCGTCGACGCGCACTACTGGACGCACACCACCTACATGACGGGCCTGACGGTGCTGCTCCACCGCGATGGCGCGAAGGTGGTTCCCGCGCTGCTCCAGCTCGCGCCCGCGCTGCGCCCCGAGCTCGCGTGCGAGCTGAGCTACGTAGGCGCGGTCGAGGTGGCGCCCATGGCGGTGCAGTGGCTGCGCTACAAGGGCGCCCGTCGAGCCGCGAGCGAGTGGGTGTGTCGGTTCCCGCGTCACGCCGCCGCGGGGCTCCTCCCGATCGTCTTCGGCGCGGACACACCGCCGCTGGAACGCGAGCGCGCGCTGACGCTGTTCGCATTGCTGGCGGTGGAGCGTGGGGTGGTCTTGGAAGAGGCGGCGCGGCACGGACCCGACGTGCTCGCAGCAGCGACCACGCTCATCGACCGAGATCCGTTGGAGAGCGCCCCGACGAAGGCACCGAAGCTGCTCGAGGGCGTCGAGGCGCTCCCACGCGTGCGTCTGCGCGATGGACGCACGCTCCCGAGACGTGCGCAGCTCCACCTCACGGAGATGCTCGCCTTCTCCTCCATGGAGGCCCCGTACGCTGGCGTCGCGCACGCGCGAGGCGCGTGCGACCAAGCCTCCCTCGACACGTTCTTGGACGCGCTCGTGGACCTCTGGGTGGCAGCCGGAATGCGCAGCGCGCACGCCTGGACCGCGCGCGCGGTCGCGCTCGTGGGGAGCGACCGCGCAGCGCGAGCGCTCTTCGATCGCGGCCGCGCGTGGGCTCGGGACGGGCAGAAGCAGAACGCCTTGCTGCTGCTGGACGTCCTTGCGGTGATGGGGTCGGACCTCGCGCTGTCGCTGATCGGTCGAATGTCGCGCGGCGGGCAGCGGCAGTACCTCAAGGACCGGGCCGCGGGCCTCCTGACGGAGATCGCGATCGCGCGAGGTCTGAGCGCGGATGAGCTGGAGGATCGGACGGCCCCCGACCTCGGCCTGGACGAACATGGCCGGTACGCGCTGGACTTTGGTCCGCGGCGCTTCCACGTGGGCTTCGACGAGCACCTGCTGCCGTTCGTCCGCGACGAAAACGGCGAGCGGCTCGTGCAGCTCCCGCGGCCGCGCAAGACCGATGATCCCGCGATGGCCAAGGCGGCCTGGGAGGCATGGAAGACCCTCCGCAGCGAAGCCGATGCCGCCGCGAAGGACCAGCTGGCCCGGCTGGCGCGCATGATGGCAGACGAGCGGCGCGTCGACGCAGAGGTCTTTCTGCAATGCTTCGCGAAGCACCCGCTCGTCGGGCACCTCGCCGCGCGACTGGTGTGGGGGACGTTCGACGCAGAGGGAGGGGTGTGCGGCACCTTTCGCGTCACGGAGGAGCGAACCCTAGCGAGCCTCGACGACACCCCGTTCGAGCTGCCTCGAGACGCCGCAGTCGGCTTGGTGCATCCACTGCACCTGAGCGAGTCCGAGGTCGGCCGTTGGCAGAGCCTGCTCCTCGACTACGACCTCGTGCAGCCGTTCGGGCAACTGACGCGCCCGCGCGACGACCTCTCGTGCGAGCAGCTGATGGCACGCTACGAGGGTGCACAGGCTCCGGGCGGGGTGCTCTACTCGTTGCGCACGTCGGGGTGGCGAGCGCTCCTCGCAGAGGACGCTGCCATCGTCGGCTTTTGGCGGGGCTACGCGGGCATCGAGTTCCAGCTCCACGTGTCGCCGCGCCTGATGCAGGGAAAGGCGAGCGGTCTGCATGCGTTGCGCCTCGTGTCGCGTGGCGACACGGACAGCCTCACGGCGGTCCAGCGCGCGGAGCTGCTCTTTCAGCTGGATGGCGTCTTGGCTCGCTGA
- a CDS encoding rhomboid family intramembrane serine protease: MLPLRDMNPTRRKPVVTWALIAISAAVFVYELSLSSEAATVLLARYGVVPGVLTGGALGTLRSDGGALGALVTPLTSMFLHGGGLHLLGNMWFLHVFGDNVEDELGRPQFLLFYLGAGLGAALFQVAVDPHSLVPMVGASGAISGVLAAYVVLHPRAPVLTLVPIPLALFVEVPAFIFIFVWFGLQLVYGLLSSADIAHGGVAWWAHVGGFVVGWIAVQLQRRHTAER, translated from the coding sequence GTGCTCCCGCTGCGCGACATGAACCCGACCCGGCGCAAGCCCGTGGTGACGTGGGCCTTGATCGCCATCAGCGCGGCTGTGTTCGTCTACGAGCTGAGCCTGTCGTCGGAGGCCGCCACCGTGTTGCTAGCCCGCTACGGCGTGGTCCCCGGCGTGCTGACGGGCGGCGCCCTCGGCACGCTGCGCTCGGACGGGGGGGCGCTGGGAGCGCTCGTCACGCCGCTGACGAGCATGTTCCTGCACGGCGGTGGGCTGCACCTGCTGGGCAACATGTGGTTCCTGCACGTGTTCGGCGACAACGTGGAGGACGAGCTCGGGCGCCCGCAGTTCCTCCTGTTCTACCTGGGCGCCGGGCTGGGCGCGGCCCTGTTCCAGGTGGCGGTCGACCCGCACAGCCTGGTGCCCATGGTGGGCGCCTCGGGCGCCATCAGCGGCGTGCTCGCGGCCTACGTGGTGCTGCATCCACGCGCGCCCGTGCTCACGCTCGTGCCCATCCCGCTCGCGCTCTTCGTCGAGGTCCCGGCCTTCATCTTCATCTTTGTCTGGTTCGGCCTGCAGCTGGTCTACGGCCTGCTCAGCAGCGCCGACATCGCGCACGGCGGGGTGGCCTGGTGGGCCCACGTGGGCGGCTTCGTGGTGGGTTGGATCGCCGTGCAGCTGCAGCGTCGGCACACGGCCGAGCGCTGA
- a CDS encoding SDR family oxidoreductase, producing the protein MFDFSGKRVVVTGASRGLGRELALGFARAGADLVLTARQQKLLDEVASEVRELGRQALVVPADLATKEGADALIEATLAAGPVDVLVNNAGYSEPLPFLEASDETWERVMAINVMGVVRLTRGLGAAMLARGQGNVVMVGSVLGRTAIPGASPYIASKGAIEQLTRALGVEWARRRVRVNALAPGFIDTDMVGEESASLRAYVERRAPMRRLGTSEEVVSAVLYLSSDASSYVTGSIVHVDGGWTAA; encoded by the coding sequence ATGTTCGACTTTTCAGGCAAGCGCGTGGTGGTGACCGGGGCCAGCCGAGGGCTGGGTCGTGAGCTCGCGTTGGGCTTCGCGCGCGCGGGCGCCGACCTGGTGCTCACCGCGCGGCAGCAGAAGCTGCTGGACGAGGTGGCCAGCGAGGTGCGCGAGCTGGGCCGGCAGGCGCTGGTGGTGCCGGCCGACCTCGCCACCAAGGAGGGCGCCGACGCGTTGATCGAGGCGACGCTCGCGGCGGGGCCGGTGGACGTGCTGGTCAACAACGCCGGCTACAGCGAGCCGCTCCCGTTCCTCGAGGCGAGCGACGAGACCTGGGAGCGCGTGATGGCCATCAACGTGATGGGCGTGGTGCGCCTCACGCGAGGGCTGGGCGCGGCGATGCTCGCGCGCGGGCAGGGCAACGTGGTCATGGTGGGCAGCGTGCTCGGGCGCACCGCCATCCCGGGTGCCTCACCGTACATCGCCAGCAAGGGTGCCATCGAGCAGCTCACCCGCGCGCTGGGCGTGGAGTGGGCGCGCCGGCGCGTGCGCGTGAACGCCCTCGCGCCGGGCTTCATCGACACCGACATGGTCGGCGAGGAGTCCGCCTCGCTGCGCGCGTACGTGGAGCGCCGGGCGCCCATGCGCCGCCTCGGCACGTCCGAGGAGGTGGTCTCGGCGGTGCTCTATCTCAGCAGCGACGCCAGCAGCTACGTGACGGGCAGCATCGTGCACGTGGACGGTGGTTGGACGGCAGCCTGA
- a CDS encoding zinc metallopeptidase, giving the protein MRWERRGTSQNIEDRRGAGGGGRRGGSGTKLGLGATILILLVAYVLKVDPQTLFGAAEAVSGTTGGGASTAQSSGPTAAPSPEEDEQVQFVSFVLDDAQATWQRLFQARGQTYRDARLVLFTDAVDSACGAADAGTGPFYCPGDQKVYIDLSFFRELRTRFRAPGDFAQAYVLAHEIGHHVQTLLGTSAQIRTAQRADPSRRNDLQVRMELQADCYAGVWANGTARRNLLEMGDLEEGLAAAAAVGDDRLQREATGRVEPERWTHGSSEMRQRWFTRGYQTGDMSQCDTLQATSL; this is encoded by the coding sequence ATGCGTTGGGAACGACGAGGGACGAGCCAGAACATCGAGGATCGTCGCGGAGCAGGCGGCGGAGGCCGCCGAGGCGGGTCTGGCACCAAGCTGGGGCTCGGCGCCACCATCCTGATCCTGCTGGTGGCCTACGTCCTGAAGGTGGACCCGCAGACGCTCTTCGGCGCTGCCGAGGCGGTCTCCGGGACAACCGGCGGGGGCGCGAGCACGGCTCAGAGCAGTGGCCCAACGGCCGCCCCCAGCCCCGAAGAAGACGAGCAGGTGCAGTTCGTGAGCTTCGTGTTGGATGACGCGCAGGCCACCTGGCAGCGTCTGTTCCAGGCGCGCGGGCAGACCTACCGGGACGCGCGCCTGGTGCTCTTCACGGACGCTGTGGACTCGGCCTGCGGTGCGGCGGACGCTGGCACCGGACCCTTCTACTGTCCCGGCGACCAGAAGGTGTACATCGACCTGTCGTTCTTCCGCGAGCTACGCACCCGCTTCCGTGCGCCCGGCGACTTCGCGCAGGCCTACGTGCTGGCGCACGAGATCGGGCACCACGTGCAGACCCTGCTCGGGACCAGCGCGCAGATCCGCACGGCACAGCGCGCGGACCCCAGCCGCCGCAACGACCTGCAGGTGCGCATGGAGCTGCAAGCCGACTGCTACGCGGGCGTGTGGGCCAACGGCACGGCGCGACGCAACCTGCTCGAGATGGGCGACCTCGAAGAAGGCCTCGCGGCGGCCGCAGCGGTGGGAGACGACCGCCTACAACGCGAGGCTACGGGCCGCGTGGAGCCCGAGCGCTGGACCCACGGCAGCTCCGAGATGCGGCAGCGTTGGTTCACGCGCGGTTATCAGACGGGTGACATGAGCCAGTGCGACACGCTGCAGGCCACGTCCCTCTGA
- a CDS encoding PAS domain-containing protein, with the protein MPGSVQRPLKLVGLLGRDGMLLEANEFSLSLVGVSKSHVMERPFWDTPWWSHSRTMQELLYASVQRAASGSYVHFQATHPTPSGELRIIDFALTPIVDHHGEVISLLPVGCDITEDALRSGERDELLSTGLHNHVKSEARPPLCMTMCAWCQCLRDVRGGWHPMDPVVAHYPKLRLSHGICPSCVASNFPGMTFAS; encoded by the coding sequence ATGCCTGGCTCGGTGCAGCGCCCTCTGAAGCTCGTCGGCCTCCTGGGTCGAGACGGCATGCTATTGGAGGCCAACGAGTTCTCGTTGTCGCTGGTCGGCGTGTCGAAGTCCCACGTCATGGAGCGGCCGTTCTGGGACACACCGTGGTGGAGCCACTCCCGGACGATGCAGGAGCTCCTGTATGCGTCGGTGCAACGCGCGGCGAGCGGGTCGTACGTGCACTTTCAGGCAACCCACCCGACGCCATCGGGAGAGCTCCGCATCATCGACTTCGCTCTGACCCCCATCGTCGACCACCACGGTGAGGTCATCAGCTTGCTGCCGGTCGGGTGTGACATCACGGAGGATGCGCTGCGCTCGGGTGAGCGCGACGAGCTGCTTTCAACGGGACTGCACAATCACGTCAAGAGCGAGGCGCGTCCCCCGCTGTGCATGACGATGTGCGCGTGGTGCCAGTGCCTGCGCGACGTGCGCGGGGGTTGGCACCCCATGGATCCGGTCGTCGCCCACTATCCCAAGCTGCGCCTGTCGCACGGCATCTGTCCCAGCTGCGTCGCGAGCAACTTCCCGGGCATGACGTTCGCGTCTTGA
- a CDS encoding glutamate-5-semialdehyde dehydrogenase: MSAETPKQQAIAAREAGRILSSLSSDARAAVLVRVAGALTENAAEILRENALDVADAAEAVAKGSMTPALAARLKLDERKLAKLADGIRDIAEQDEPLGKVLSRTELADGLLLQLETAPMGVVMVIFESRPDALPQVAALALRSGNGLVLKGGKEAARSNRVLHRVITQALEPDVPSACIALVESRDEVASLLELDDVIDLVIPRGGNALVSYIQRNTRIPVLGHADGICHVYVDAAADMEKATRIVLDSKTDYPAACNAMETLLLDEALVADGRAQTLLDALRGAGVRLEGGPRAARELDLPLTEDLHKEWGDLEATVEIVSDLDAAIDHIHRYGSAHTDCVVTEDPAVAERFLATVDSACVFHNASTRFADGYRFGLGAEVGISTSRIHARGPVGVEGLLTTRFKLRGHGDTVGPFSAGEREFTHKRLPTHGAE; this comes from the coding sequence ATGTCCGCCGAGACCCCCAAGCAGCAGGCCATCGCAGCCCGCGAAGCCGGTCGCATCCTCTCCAGCCTCAGCAGCGACGCGCGCGCCGCCGTGCTCGTGCGCGTGGCCGGCGCGTTGACCGAGAACGCCGCCGAGATCCTGCGCGAGAACGCCCTGGACGTGGCCGACGCCGCCGAGGCCGTCGCCAAGGGCAGCATGACGCCCGCGCTGGCGGCCCGTCTGAAGCTCGACGAGCGCAAGCTCGCCAAGCTGGCGGACGGCATCCGGGACATCGCCGAGCAGGACGAGCCGCTGGGCAAGGTGCTGTCGCGCACGGAGCTGGCCGACGGCCTGCTGCTCCAGCTCGAGACGGCGCCCATGGGTGTGGTGATGGTCATCTTCGAGAGCCGCCCCGACGCGCTGCCGCAGGTCGCGGCGCTCGCGCTGCGCTCGGGCAACGGGCTGGTGCTGAAGGGGGGCAAGGAGGCGGCGCGCTCCAACCGCGTGCTGCACCGCGTGATCACCCAGGCGCTCGAGCCCGACGTGCCGTCCGCGTGCATCGCGCTCGTAGAGAGCCGTGACGAGGTGGCCAGCCTGCTCGAGCTCGACGACGTGATCGACCTGGTGATCCCCCGCGGCGGCAACGCGCTGGTGAGCTACATACAGCGCAACACGCGCATCCCCGTGCTGGGGCACGCCGACGGCATCTGCCACGTGTACGTGGACGCCGCCGCGGACATGGAGAAGGCCACGCGCATCGTGCTCGACTCCAAGACGGACTACCCCGCGGCGTGCAACGCCATGGAGACGCTGCTGCTCGACGAGGCGCTCGTCGCGGACGGGCGCGCTCAGACGCTGCTCGATGCGCTGCGAGGCGCGGGCGTGCGGCTCGAAGGCGGACCACGCGCCGCGCGCGAGCTGGACCTGCCGCTGACGGAAGACCTGCACAAGGAGTGGGGCGACCTCGAGGCCACGGTCGAGATCGTGAGCGACCTCGACGCCGCCATCGACCACATCCACCGCTACGGCAGCGCGCACACCGACTGCGTGGTGACCGAGGACCCGGCGGTCGCCGAGCGCTTTCTCGCCACCGTGGACAGCGCCTGCGTGTTCCACAACGCCAGCACCCGCTTCGCGGACGGCTACCGCTTCGGGCTGGGCGCCGAGGTGGGCATCAGCACGTCGCGCATCCACGCTCGGGGCCCGGTGGGGGTCGAGGGACTGCTGACCACGCGCTTCAAGCTGCGTGGTCACGGTGACACCGTGGGGCCGTTCAGCGCGGGTGAGCGCGAGTTCACCCACAAGCGTCTCCCAACGCACGGCGCCGAGTAG